TCTCTTTTCACTTACTTAGGTACAGAGGGGATGTGTACCAGCAGATACATGTGGCTCCAGATGGATCTCACTGGTTCACCAGACATCCAGCTGGCTCCTGGCCTGATCCCCAGAGAGATAGGAACATCCCTGGGCAGAAGCAGCTTTACCCGGTGTATACAACCCAGGAACACCCTGGTGGAGGGATCCAGTATATCCCCTTTGATGACCCCCGCATTCGCCATATTTCCTCAGCCCTGGGTGGCAACTCCCTGACGGACGCTGACAAGATCCGCCACATCCGCAATGAGCTTCCCAGCGTCACCGTGTCGGAACCTGCATCCGACGACAGTGCCTTTTTGCCCCCGCCATTGGGGCCTTTCATCGCTGCCAAACTGGCCAATGATCCTAACCAGACGTCTTCTAGCAACTTCGACAATGACAATAACAGGTGGCACAGTGATTTGCACAAAGAGACTGTCGATAACTTCCCAGCAACTGACCAAAACTGCAACAACAGATATCCCAAAAACCAacgtcctcctccatctccctcttcagCTTTCCATGCCCCATTAACAAGGATGTCTTCTCACCAGGGGTCCAACTCAGATCAGGTCTTTTCAGAAACCATCACCCAAGTAAAGAAAATTGCCCCAGATTCAGGGCcagagaacaacagaaacacaaagagaagagtGAGTGAAACCATCTTCTGCCTTGTGTCTGTCCCTGTTCACACGCCGACTAACATTAACAAAGACTTAGCGGCAGATCAGAACAACAATGAGACAATGCCAAGCCTGACTGTCACCAGCACAGACACGTTCGCTGTGGGCCTCAAAGAGAGCCTGAATGTGCGGAGTAAGTCTGTGAATGAGATGCCCATCAGACCCCACTACTCTCATTTTCACACCAGCAGCACATCCTCAATGAGGAACTACAAGAGGGCTCCTCTAAGGAAGGAGATAATAGATGCCTGGGCACTTCAAGCTAATGAAGACAAAGAGTTATGCTACGCCGGGTCCTGGCCCGGAAATCAGTACCGTAACCAGGAAACACAGACTGGATCACCTTTGACAGTGGTGAAAAGTCCAGAACCACAGAGTCCTCCTAGGGGTCAAGAGCctgttcagtctgtctctgaCATAGCCACAGACAGTGGTCTGGGGACAGACACTAGCTCCCCTTATGGTTACCCCATGGCAGGCCAGAAAAACCTCCATCTCTCTAGCAACAGCGCCTTCTCCCGTCTCAGCCTCAGCCCAACACAACCGTCATCACTCCAACCCCCACCTCAAGACCCATCCTCGCCATCAAAGACACAGGATCAAGGGGACCAGCAGCCATCGTCTCCCAGGAAGAGCAGCTCCAGTCCCCCAGAGAGTGCAGAGCAAGTGGCCTTTGGTCAGTTCCTCTTAAAGCCCGTGAACCGACGACCCTGTGATGCTATTGGTGAACTGGAGAGCATTAATAAGGAAATGGAAGACACAATCAGCAAGAGACCCAATGTTGGTCGCTGCATTGACGATATTGATGGGCTGAATAAGAGATTAGACCACTTTAAATCAGGAGCACATTACAATGCTGGTCCAGAACCTGGCAGAGAAGCCATTAGTCTTCCTCCAATGCACATAGAAAAACCCAACATAAAAGTCAGATCAAGGTCTTTGGCTTCTACCACTGAACTGGACTCAATGGACATTGGGAGTGCTTTCTCCAGGCCACAGGCCAACAACATGCCACCAACAAATGAGTTATCATTACTCCTCAACCCGAGCCCCAGAGACACCTGCCCTCCATCCTCACTTCCCCTACACAATGACTCAAACCTGCTCTATAGACAGGACATCCCAGTCCCTCAGGAGTCCTTGCTTCGGGATGTGGGGTTAACAGTCTACACAGAGACTCCTGGTGGTCCTGGGGAGCCAATGCACCGCTCACTCTCAGTCCCATCTCCACTCGATCATAAGGAACTTGTTCAGCCAGTGCAGGTGAATGAGTGCAAGACAGCTCCTGTTGAATTTAGTGGTAGTCCTGAGCACAAGTCAAATAAAGAGCTTAAAGCTGAGGCAGAGAGAAATGCTAAATCAGACAACATTCCACCACCCAGGGGTAAGGTGAATTTAACCATCTGTAGGAGCAGGAGTGAAAGTAGCCGATCACCTCAGAAGGAGGGGTCACCACATATCACTAGGTTGACCAGGGAGGTTTCTTTCGTGTTTGGGATTGATGATGGTGATAAGAGATACGCCATGTCTGAGCCTCTGACCTATAAGAATGAGTCAACCATAGCAGATAGGCACTTGGAGAGCTTACTAATCCTGGAGAAAGCCAATTCTTTACCTACAGAGGATCTCAGCAATCTGTATGAGGTCAAATGTGCAAAAGGTATCCCTGAAAATGAATCCATTGAGGAAAGGGCTGCTAGGATCCTGGGTATATCCGTCCCAGTGGAAGCCTTGGGTGTGGCCGACAAAGAGTCAGAGGACAACCAGGACGATAAAGACACCACTGTAAGTGAGAAACCACAAAGTCAAGCTgtagagacagaggaggtgatAGGAGAGTGTGAGCAAGTCAAAGAAGAAACCTTGATTGTCCAGGaagcagagacggaggaggTCAAGGAAACAGGATCAGGAGTGGACCAcgaagaaggagaaagacaaaagCACAGCGGCAACCACAGTGATGGTGAAGACAGTGAAGACACAGAGATTCAGTCCCTGGTTGTACTGGACATGCCCGAGTTCCCACCCAGTAAGCTTCCCCTATCCCTACCTGTCACCCCTGATGAGAAGCTAGCACTTAGCATGTGCAGTGTGGAAAAGAGGGAGCGAGGTGGAGCAGGTAAACTAATTGAAACCGTGCAAGATAAGCTACACTCTTCCACTTCGTCATCTGCTACATCTTTGGGCAGGTCAACCCCAGATAGGATGGCCAATCTAAAAGAGCTGGACTCAGTGTCTCGATTAAGACACCTCAGTAAGGGTTCAGACTCTGAAGAGAGGGATGGTAGCAGAGAGGAGACTGAAGATCAGGAAGAGACAAAGGAGGAGGCTGTAGAacaaccagaagaagaagaagctaatCATGTTGAGGcagaaggagggaaggaggaagaaaacccTGACGAACAAAATGCATATGAAATGCATGACAAGTTGGGAGATCCTGAAGAAGCTTGTATACCTAAAGAGGAAGTGAATGAAGAGATATGCGAGAAAGAGCAAAGTGAAAAGGATGTAGAAGAGATGAATGTTGagataaaagcagaaaatgaggGGAGTAAAGAAGAGGttgttgaattaaaaacagaagagcCAGAAGGAGAGTTGGAGCTGAAATGCGTGGAGGTCGACAAAGAAAAGCCTGTGGAGATGGGAAGAGATGGGCAGACTTTGGCAGACATCGCTAGAGCTGAGGCAGCACAAGGCACCCAGGGAGGAATGCTGCCCAAACCAAAGCAGCGCACCAGGCTCAAGAAGCCTCCCCTGCTTCCTAAACCTCGCAGTGTCCCCAAGAGAGAAATAATGCTACCACTCAGCTTCAGCACTGGGACCTGTGGCCCCTCAAAtatggaggaagaagagatgcTCCCTGTCTCTGGTGGGTACGACGGAATTGAGACATGAAGCTTATTTATGCTATGCATTCTATTGGTGAAGAGAAACTTGATCATTTggaaatatgtgttttctttccgAGTGTGAGTTGGAAAGAGTGATATCAGTTTTGTTGTAAACACCACCTTGACAGGATATCTGTTGTTTGCATAGAAGTAGTTCAAGCACATAACTCCTAAAAAATAGTAGTTTTTACACATCTGTGTATGCACAGGTTGTATTAAACAAAAGAGATTCACAACAGGATCATTAGTAAAGATCAGAGGTGTTTGTAGGTTTTTAATCAGCAATCAGTCAGTGcttttacatgacactcaagaaaaccgaattactgggttagtctgactatgattggatttttaagatgcatgtacacaccttagtctgactaaaatcagaccggatcagatttctcatagtcggattaaaacacctagattattcgattgctagttgcattactcctgcatgtatacgttctatcagattggatttggatttggGTTCTGTGCAGGCTCgatatttttttcccagggcTGTGAGCTGGAAATAGAAGGACAGTGGAGGATGCAGTTTCAGGACCCTAGTTTAATAC
This is a stretch of genomic DNA from Acanthopagrus latus isolate v.2019 chromosome 19, fAcaLat1.1, whole genome shotgun sequence. It encodes these proteins:
- the jcada gene encoding junctional protein associated with coronary artery disease homolog, which gives rise to MYSVEDLLISHGYKLPKHPTSSSTPTPAAASSSRQAPSSSPPSYSKHHEILENMPGPRTVNGYERGPMVPYRNGGGARQPQAYGGGCPNNNNEPRDRSQSRREGENRSQTDTHSLGESLTSDSGFCDGTRGPQSQSKDVSYWRRRGQDFTVLLDYADFREPHGGGQGVYGRPEGSQQARGQELSAEERQRLAQERQRWAAQAQAQAQAQAQVQAQARSREREVALHQWRMVAERKCQSLGTDEWRPAVSFGRQLSQSEGERWAQEQQRLHARTPEGMVVHPRTKAKSQSLPRMLQPESLQYVDIASSGQELYRRINGHPLSHHDLYRAPRCPENGRPASANQLSMTPKPRFTRPPRPPSYEMHQQIRGSCEVLSGRDSVISMSRDRTPIPISRTVDPQLDYFAQDSGPPGYIPPPSYKRAPIMGGGRRGYGEIAVDYRYRGDVYQQIHVAPDGSHWFTRHPAGSWPDPQRDRNIPGQKQLYPVYTTQEHPGGGIQYIPFDDPRIRHISSALGGNSLTDADKIRHIRNELPSVTVSEPASDDSAFLPPPLGPFIAAKLANDPNQTSSSNFDNDNNRWHSDLHKETVDNFPATDQNCNNRYPKNQRPPPSPSSAFHAPLTRMSSHQGSNSDQVFSETITQVKKIAPDSGPENNRNTKRRVSETIFCLVSVPVHTPTNINKDLAADQNNNETMPSLTVTSTDTFAVGLKESLNVRSKSVNEMPIRPHYSHFHTSSTSSMRNYKRAPLRKEIIDAWALQANEDKELCYAGSWPGNQYRNQETQTGSPLTVVKSPEPQSPPRGQEPVQSVSDIATDSGLGTDTSSPYGYPMAGQKNLHLSSNSAFSRLSLSPTQPSSLQPPPQDPSSPSKTQDQGDQQPSSPRKSSSSPPESAEQVAFGQFLLKPVNRRPCDAIGELESINKEMEDTISKRPNVGRCIDDIDGLNKRLDHFKSGAHYNAGPEPGREAISLPPMHIEKPNIKVRSRSLASTTELDSMDIGSAFSRPQANNMPPTNELSLLLNPSPRDTCPPSSLPLHNDSNLLYRQDIPVPQESLLRDVGLTVYTETPGGPGEPMHRSLSVPSPLDHKELVQPVQVNECKTAPVEFSGSPEHKSNKELKAEAERNAKSDNIPPPRGKVNLTICRSRSESSRSPQKEGSPHITRLTREVSFVFGIDDGDKRYAMSEPLTYKNESTIADRHLESLLILEKANSLPTEDLSNLYEVKCAKGIPENESIEERAARILGISVPVEALGVADKESEDNQDDKDTTVSEKPQSQAVETEEVIGECEQVKEETLIVQEAETEEVKETGSGVDHEEGERQKHSGNHSDGEDSEDTEIQSLVVLDMPEFPPSKLPLSLPVTPDEKLALSMCSVEKRERGGAGKLIETVQDKLHSSTSSSATSLGRSTPDRMANLKELDSVSRLRHLSKGSDSEERDGSREETEDQEETKEEAVEQPEEEEANHVEAEGGKEEENPDEQNAYEMHDKLGDPEEACIPKEEVNEEICEKEQSEKDVEEMNVEIKAENEGSKEEVVELKTEEPEGELELKCVEVDKEKPVEMGRDGQTLADIARAEAAQGTQGGMLPKPKQRTRLKKPPLLPKPRSVPKREIMLPLSFSTGTCGPSNMEEEEMLPVSDSYDPSRVERV